The sequence atataaaataaaggaattatgcttatttaaacttccgtaatcatgatgtttgacgtgttgattttagtttattaccatgggttaattgtcctttgtcctggattattcgatatgtccatacggttttgtccataatagtccatcagtcataaatataaagtgcgagagtcttcgtcaaattatccttatacccgaagtcaaatattctaactaattggggattcgaactgtaacaaggtcttaatactttgtttaatgaatacaccaggttatcgactgcgtgtaatccaaggttttactactttgttaacaattacaccaattacccttgaatgtaatccacccctgttttaatgagtccattaactattaatccatccccgtgtccggtaaaatgaatgataattcgtatttatagatatcccgcccaccgtacccgattaagcgtatgtggttatatatagatgcgtcaaattgtaatctttatattaaattaatgaggtatcgtttagttaatataaagcccattaatagcccatagtccaatttccacaagtgtcgttcttttgtccaaaccccaattatggtacaaagcccaattaccccgtctttaatatttagcccagcatcacgattacttcggtttaaataagcataataataacttagctacgagacattaatttaaaaaggttgaacataacttacaatgattaataatagcgtagcgttacacggacagaagttcgacttacacacttacaacattcgccactataaccttattattattaaacttaaattaaaattaaaattataaaatataaatataaatatatcgtagagagtgagagattgaaCATTGTCTAAATAAATCGGCcagaaactgcgaaatttataggacctgacatgCTACAGtgtgccatgcgaccgcatggatttaacactgcctggccatgcgatcgcatggccaccttttccTGGTCACAAAGCTTTCAAAACGTGAGCTGCtatgattaatttaatatataatataatatatataattttatataattatatatatattatagacaaaattacgctcgtcgtccctgaacttgtttCCAGCCTTCTGATGTcaccctttttcttttttttttgcttGCGTCGTCCCTAAAGTTCTACTTTTGAACACAGGTCGTCCTTCTGTGAACCTACCGTCATATTGGTCTGTTAACCTTTATCATGTGCGAATCATGTGAGGGTGTTTCGGTCTTTTAACAACTTCAGGGATGCCACACGTAATTTTGTCCCTTTAAATATACCATGTACTCACCATCAACCCAATTCGCCCCTTTTGCAGATACTAAACCCTAGTTTTCAATTGTAATCTCTCAGCTTCAACAATTAAATATGGTGATGTGCAATTGTGGCAAGCAAGCTGTTATTCGTACTTCAATGACTGCCAAAAACCCAGATCGACGTTACTATTCATGCCCAACCAAGGTAAacaaaaaaccctaattttagTACTCTGATTAAAACCATAACTATGTGTCATAAATTCTTCGAATTCTTGTTTAGTACTCTGATTGCAGGTTTTTCGTTTGGATTGATCCACCAACTAATGAAGGGATGAACGCCATTGAAGAACTTTTGAATGCTGAACAAAGAAGGAATGGAAGGTTGAAGATGTGGTTAATTTGTACCTGGGTTATTGCTTTAATGTATTGGTTTTTGTTTAATTAAATTCACATGGTTGTAAGCTCATGTTTTGTTGTAGTTTATGTATGAGTCCAGACATGGTGTTGTGTTGTAATGTGATGTTTAGTTTATGGTAATCAATGAAATCCATGTTTTCAGTTATAACATTTTGTGTATCTGTAGCTTAGTAACACAATACATGTGCATATTGAGTAATATAGTTCAACTATAACTGAAAACTTAAACTGCAAATAATAGTCAACTTAAATCTGAAACTGAATCTGCATACATAACTAAAAACTGAAAATGCAATTAAAACATAGTTCACAAAGTGCAAGTTCAAACAACATCACAACCTAGCCATACTACTACAACCTAACCATAGTACTACAACCTGCAAGTTCAAAATACATTACAATCTTCCACAAACCACAAATTAAAAAAACAAAAGACAACATGCTTGCACAACAGACAACATACACTACAATCACTTCTTTGACTTCTTCTGTGTTCCACTTCCTGAAGTCTCACTGCACCTTTTAGTTCCTACTCCTTCATTCTTGCATCCTCTTTTATTGTGGCCAAATTCTTTGCAATTAGAACACTGCATCTGCTTCCCCTTTTTAGACAACTTTCCATCCTTAGTAATGTTGTCTTTTTCTTCCAACCCTTTCCTTCTATTTTTCTTTGGTCTGCCTGCTGTTGCTACAATCTTTGGTGGGATTAGGGTAAAAGGTAAAGTTGACTTGGGCCACATAGATCTCCCATTTACAGGGTTGatggaaaatgcataagtgtttctCCAAGTGCTCATCATATAAACTGGATGAACCCATTGCTCTGGTGGTTCAACTTCATCATTATTTGCAGATCTATTGTAAAGTGCAGCAATAGCATGCTTGCAAGGCATGCCAGTGATCTCCCACCTTCTACAAGCACACTCTTTAGTAGCTAAATCAACAACCACTTGTTCACCATTGAGACCATTAACCTGATATTTCTGTCTACCATTCCAAAGAACTGTATACTTACTTGCATCCTTCTTATTTGCTTCAAAAAGTTTGGTTGCATTAGGAGTTAAAATCTGATTATTTGCATCCTTTTTGTTTGCTACAACCAACACATTCACAATCCTCTTCATCAGATACTCTCTCACATATTCTAATGCTGTAATGATTGGTTTATCCCTTGCATCAACTAACCATCGGTTCAACACCTCACACATGTTGTTTAACAGTATATCTGAGACTGCTCTACCTACACATGTAATTTAACAGTTTTTTGTGGTCCCCAACCCATTTATTCCATCCTGAGTGGTCCCCAACTCAGCATTCAATTGGATAGAACTTTGACCAAACTCACACTTTCTAACCCCCACAAATACACCATCTTTAAAAATTGCAATGGAACCTTCACAACCATACCTAATTCTATTTTTGTCATTTTTTATAGAAACTAAGTTTCTCCTGGTTTCTATTGCATGTAGGTCAACATATTGCTTCACCTCCTCTGCAGTTCCAAACTCTTGTCCCAGATAGAAGAAAGtcttattatcatttctatcactCATCTCTTGTTGTTTCAGATCAtgaagcttcttcttccttaagtCATCCTCATCTCCAGAATCATAGTCATCATTATTCACCTCATAAGTTGCCTCATTATCTTCACAGTTGTTACTCTCAACATCCTCTTGGTTACAAGATCCCATAAATTCTGCATCTTTATCTATGCTGAAGTGAAAATTCTGCATATCAACCTCAATATCTTCAATATCATTATCAGCAACATAGTCCTCATCATCACTATCAGTTTCCATCTCATTCTGTTGGAGAGTATCATGTGGGTCACTCTCACTACCACTATGCTGGTCAGTCTGTATGAAAGTATCATGTGGGTCACTATGACTATCACTGTGAAGCTCATCAACAACATGTGTTTTCTCCTGAGGGTGACTATCACTGTGAagctcatcaacaacaacatcactCTCATTATACTCTAATAAATGTAGCTTCTTTGGAATTACTGGACTAGTTGTTGTTGTTGATTTTTTACTCTTAACAGATTGAGTTTCTTCCTCTGCAATCTCTTCTAACATAAATCGAACTTTAGAAGTTGGACTCTTAAAAGGGTTTACTTTGGGTTTCATGCCATGTTCAGTGAAGAcactaatttccttaatttccttTACAAACTTACTCAAGTGTATAATATCTTCATCACTACCCAACGGTTCtaaaccaaattctagatcatagtCAGGCTTTAAAAAGTGAAAAATCATGACATCATGACCATTGTAACCTATATCTTGAATAATTTCACCTAGTTCATGATAGGAAAAGAAATCAATGTCAATGGCATCGATGTAGGTTACCTTTCCATCTACGTATTTCATTCCAGGACTATCAGTAAAATGGCCACCATGGTGCAACTTTATAGTAAATAAAGTAGTAGTATGTTCTGCAAAACATAAAATTTTGGTCAAAAACATACCATAAATTAGATTATACATACCTGATAGAATAAACAAACGATTAATGGTGTAACACTTACCATAAAGCTCATCAATATCGTAATGAATATCTGCTTCACGAATTTGGTAGAAGTTATTAACCATCTTCTTCAACAGAATGTGATATTAGGGCTTGTAATTTTGGGGGTGTCGAATTGCATTTAGAATAAATATAAAATGGTGAGTGAGAAAGATGGACAGAGGGTTTTATGTGGCATCCCTGAAGTTGTTAAAAGACCGAAACACCCTCACATGATTCGCACATGATAAAGGTTAACAGACCAATATGACGGTAGGTTCACAGAAGGACGACCTGTGTTCAAAAGTAGAACTTTAGGGACGACGCaagcaaaaaaaaaagaaaaagggtgACATCAGAAGGCTGGaaacaagttcagggacgacgagcgtaattttgtctatattatattatattcttgtgcatcgttggcttgtaattttaggttcgttgcgtcgcgcgttgatagttggtccatgttccggttccggattttcgaacgtcctttcgtactatttaatatcttgtactttgcattttgtggctcgtactcttgtaacttttagacgtttctcattaataatttgaaccactttgattgtactttgtactttttagctttttagtcgtttgcgtcgtcaaatcgtcgaatctatcttctgtcttcacccattaatatttaaacgaatatcacttgtaaatagaacaattgcaactaaaagcttttctttcttgaggaataatgctatgaaatatatgtttgttttttttgcattatcaaatattaccacacttgagcgttgcttgtcctcaagcaatatagaacttgaataaaactttactagaatcacttctttattcttcacactttgtacatcagtgatttctatacggcggtatgaacaatgatagtaacgttgtggtttacagtcccacatgactataaaaatttagatcctttaggaaattagatctttatgaaaacatttgatcttttgaaaattcaatctagcttttaccctagataagttttccggaataacccttcaccggtgtttgcaaattatttttgtggtttcgtgggtttcagatttgaaaattttagctcaaaaattatggttttgtgtcacccacttgctaaccttgtattagaaaatcaacacgtccagtatacttgctccgtatattacctttcggtaaactaccgtccgattgtaaaggaaagcgttgaacaagcaattgttaaggcaatgtcccgtgacatgctgataattctggtctatatcgtgtcggatgcaattactatcctttgtaggagcaatagtaaagatcaccctatagtttttcagtttagcacaaggtcctgtcttcgaccatgctatgcaaccaccgttcttacggttgacacccgatttggttcaggtgacctaatgaatttcggtgaattcttaggattttacgttcaatgataatgaacgcattgaaaatagggttttcagaaaacaaatcggtttgtaatttgatcaaaatattttctcgttcaagctcgagtttagatatcattgaattccatgagtttgaattctcaatctttaaggtcaatctcaaggattgagtaatatcattcttaaaagctgatttttgatctttaaggagattatcatttctggggatcagattcattagtcttataagctaatttgcatggtgccccccgttatacgagacagatcctctcatggttaggataagtctgaccacttggtgaccctgtttgatgctgagatctgtgaatttctagctgattttcgagaacaCTTTtcgaggtttttcgtagactctacaactggtctggacgacaacttcctgacctaaatcaacaagcgcgtgtctttttctcggaagattttacttccttataaattctatttatattacaataaactgggtaaaactgattaatatcgtccaaaacaaaagtatcttcaattatttgtacaaaaatatgtgacatatgttctaaataacttggtaaatttttctcacacttggcttttattttcctttctttgcctttttattttcctctattccattttaaatgaattctaacattttgggttgttcctcaatttatttcctttatgaggtaacaataatttcgatgttaacacctagttttatcgttcataaatatgtataaacatgattttgaattcatttatttgaaaaaattttaaaatttttactagaattgggtagtcagtatataagactagggttgttctttattatcagagagcactagattctaatacaactactgcgttattagtatttttaatggtaaccaagtatttaaatttaaaatttttaaaaatccgaaagaatttaaccccttcccacacttaagatcttgcaatgccctcatttgcaagaaatcagtacaatttaaattattgagggtgattagcatagaaaaatgattaaattttaccaaagtttccaaacatattgatgtttgtttgttgaatgataaatggtgcgcatcatttgttcattccgtcttgttgttacatcacatttgtttttcgttttgtcgtcaaaattagtagcttttgctaaacttaatgccagtctttgaaagttcgctgttttaccctgttgtgtacaattgacaatatacatacatacaaataataacatgcatggtaatttgaaatgagacttaacatcccactttcaaattataaatacgaaatattagtaacaaaataaaaaaaatgttaaaaattacataaaagtatcacaatattatatgttttaaacataagtaaataaaaataataaaagataaaaatcaccaacgggaactgtatcaatctggatatgggttccagttcatgtcgtcggtcgggttccacggt comes from Rutidosis leptorrhynchoides isolate AG116_Rl617_1_P2 chromosome 4, CSIRO_AGI_Rlap_v1, whole genome shotgun sequence and encodes:
- the LOC139842055 gene encoding uncharacterized protein, which encodes MCEVLNRWLVDARDKPIITALEYVREYLMKRIVNVLVVANKKDANNQILTPNATKLFEANKKDASKYTVLWNGRQKYQVNGLNGEQVVVDLATKECACRRWEITGMPCKHAIAALYNRSANNDEVEPPEQWVHPVYMMSTWRNTYAFSINPVNGRSMWPKSTLPFTLIPPKIVATAGRPKKNRRKGLEEKDNITKDGKLSKKGKQMQCSNCKEFGHNKRGCKNEGVGTKRCSETSGSGTQKKSKK